A single region of the Nocardioides ochotonae genome encodes:
- a CDS encoding M14 family zinc carboxypeptidase, translating to MSLPTRRRRWKARGPALIFSAALVTSMLAIAESPTVTAAPGTPDLVLERQAEEEAMVVEVLLADTAEMDRLVATGVDLEHGVEQTDDGLTVRAVVTDSEIEALTRAGYTFGEVLFSQADSARAFAERQEAIAATKAENRPGVKTKSVRERALPGSTPPDASDIEIIRADYYTAFGVGTLSVEAKWDFGQEQNTPLTVQRDSGPGTPMGSGGTQTITRFVDAGVYMYHLGAAPVHVDVRGEAVRPDRIQITSPSGDVTIVKVNDWLRTGSEKDPFKGPGYQQDYMSKYLVPTELYARIQQLAKDFPDIAEVVELPNRSAGYRRKAQAMLEDTNKITATIDGRQVQIPYAVASSGAWAALLPTAETTAAPVVLRRVTSAANAAWPAATPSMGCGPITGLPAGAIAVIDRGECSLADKVLNAQNAGAVAVALVNATTGLASAPSGSATPTSGETLTLPTVGISLMDATRIRNGGNAVTGQLVPAEVVPNASRVGIESLAWGHEGGNALSAQIVDPGTPDAALDVTVSDNRVTISVATDASGAITTTAIDVVNAIAADPEASTLVDAYPYRAEAGTGVVRATPVIELSDNLNAPAWVSRDPHPVYALKIGKTRDGSKPGVLAYAQEHAREWVPPLVTVEVAERLLRNYATHAPTKDLVDNLEIWIAPSINPDGGHYSFFDFASQRKNLTRYCAEGGNYDATGRNNWGVDLNRNYTEYSAFDGYSGASTTDCTSGTFAGPAELSEPEAQNVDWMMARPNMRYSMNMHSSGDYFMWAPGAYKAEGRVTSPRPTVGEEAYFWQASNRILTAIKRHRGMSVTPARTGPIVDVLYSAAGNSGDLGWYKYGLYGWSFEVGRTFQPPFEALTPTGPGAHDETMEYANGIVELLRVARDQDLDVTGPTSTLQFVETSDPTQVEFVFETDEAAEIYYTTDGSAPTEANATRWESGGAREGGERVRVPVGTPIYWYAVDSAGNIESDYDPADASDQRYRKWIADPEWEPAQADASVELSMAPTTVKQGQKSTATVSVTATNDFDLAPSGTVTLKAGAETIGTLTLGADGTASGPVGPFPTAGSVSVTATYAGDDLTAAATSAPVTVRVTPAAVVKVASSTKVQKVTPARITPTTRARLTVKVTASATVTGKVVVRSNGKVVARGTTNAKGRVVLTLARLGNPGQKTLVVRYAGNTLVKASNARTVVRVVR from the coding sequence ATGTCCCTACCCACCCGACGGCGCCGCTGGAAGGCGCGCGGACCCGCGCTGATCTTCTCGGCCGCGCTGGTCACGTCCATGTTGGCCATCGCCGAGAGCCCCACCGTCACCGCCGCACCAGGAACCCCCGACCTCGTCCTGGAACGCCAGGCCGAGGAGGAGGCCATGGTCGTGGAGGTGCTGCTCGCCGACACCGCCGAGATGGACCGCCTGGTCGCGACCGGCGTCGACCTCGAGCACGGCGTCGAGCAGACCGACGACGGGCTGACGGTCCGCGCGGTCGTCACCGACAGCGAGATCGAGGCGCTCACCCGCGCCGGCTACACGTTCGGCGAGGTGCTGTTCTCACAGGCCGACTCCGCCCGGGCGTTCGCCGAGCGGCAGGAGGCCATCGCCGCCACCAAGGCAGAGAACCGCCCCGGCGTCAAGACCAAGAGCGTCCGCGAGCGCGCGCTCCCGGGCTCCACCCCGCCCGACGCCTCCGACATCGAGATCATCCGCGCCGACTACTACACCGCCTTCGGCGTCGGCACCCTCTCCGTCGAGGCCAAGTGGGACTTCGGCCAGGAGCAGAACACCCCCCTGACCGTCCAGCGCGACAGCGGCCCCGGCACCCCGATGGGCTCCGGCGGCACCCAGACGATCACCCGCTTCGTCGACGCGGGCGTGTACATGTACCACCTCGGCGCCGCGCCGGTGCACGTCGACGTGCGCGGCGAAGCGGTGCGCCCCGACCGGATCCAGATCACCAGCCCCAGCGGCGACGTGACGATCGTGAAGGTCAACGACTGGCTGCGGACCGGCTCGGAGAAGGACCCGTTCAAGGGGCCGGGCTACCAGCAGGACTACATGTCGAAGTACCTCGTGCCCACCGAGCTCTACGCCCGCATCCAGCAGCTCGCGAAGGACTTCCCCGACATCGCCGAGGTCGTCGAGCTCCCGAACCGCTCGGCGGGCTACCGCCGCAAGGCGCAGGCCATGCTTGAGGACACCAACAAGATCACCGCGACGATCGACGGGCGCCAGGTCCAGATCCCGTACGCCGTGGCGTCGAGCGGCGCCTGGGCGGCGCTGCTGCCCACCGCGGAGACCACGGCAGCGCCCGTCGTACTGCGTCGGGTGACGTCGGCGGCGAACGCGGCCTGGCCGGCGGCCACGCCGAGCATGGGCTGTGGACCGATCACCGGCCTGCCCGCCGGCGCGATCGCGGTCATCGACCGCGGTGAGTGCTCGCTGGCCGACAAGGTCCTCAACGCCCAGAACGCCGGCGCGGTCGCCGTCGCACTGGTCAACGCCACCACCGGCCTGGCGTCCGCCCCGAGCGGCAGCGCGACCCCGACGAGCGGCGAGACCCTGACCCTGCCGACCGTCGGCATCTCGCTGATGGACGCGACCCGCATCCGCAACGGCGGCAACGCCGTGACCGGCCAGCTGGTCCCGGCCGAGGTCGTGCCGAACGCCTCGCGGGTCGGCATCGAGTCCCTCGCCTGGGGCCACGAGGGCGGCAACGCCCTCAGCGCGCAGATCGTCGACCCGGGCACGCCCGACGCGGCCCTCGACGTCACCGTGAGCGACAACCGGGTCACCATCAGCGTGGCCACCGACGCGAGCGGCGCGATCACCACCACCGCCATCGACGTGGTCAACGCGATCGCGGCCGACCCCGAGGCCTCGACCCTGGTCGACGCCTACCCGTACCGCGCCGAGGCCGGCACCGGCGTCGTCCGGGCGACCCCGGTGATCGAGCTGAGCGACAACCTCAACGCCCCGGCCTGGGTCTCTCGTGACCCGCACCCGGTCTACGCGCTGAAGATCGGCAAGACCCGGGACGGCTCGAAGCCCGGGGTCCTGGCCTACGCCCAGGAGCACGCCCGCGAGTGGGTGCCGCCCCTGGTCACGGTCGAGGTCGCCGAGCGGCTGCTGCGCAACTACGCCACGCACGCCCCGACGAAGGACCTGGTCGACAACCTGGAGATCTGGATCGCACCGTCCATCAACCCCGACGGAGGCCACTACTCCTTCTTCGACTTCGCCTCGCAGCGCAAGAACCTGACGCGGTACTGCGCCGAGGGCGGCAACTACGACGCCACCGGCCGCAACAACTGGGGCGTGGACCTGAACCGCAACTACACCGAGTACAGCGCCTTCGACGGCTACTCCGGTGCCTCGACCACCGACTGCACCAGCGGCACCTTCGCCGGTCCCGCGGAGCTCTCCGAGCCCGAGGCCCAGAACGTCGACTGGATGATGGCGCGGCCGAACATGCGGTACTCGATGAACATGCACTCCTCGGGCGACTACTTCATGTGGGCCCCCGGGGCGTACAAGGCCGAGGGGCGCGTCACCTCCCCGCGGCCGACCGTCGGCGAGGAGGCCTACTTCTGGCAGGCCTCGAACCGGATCCTGACCGCGATCAAGCGGCACCGCGGCATGAGCGTCACCCCGGCCCGCACCGGGCCGATCGTCGACGTGCTGTACTCCGCGGCCGGCAACTCCGGCGACCTCGGCTGGTACAAGTACGGCCTGTACGGCTGGAGCTTCGAGGTGGGCCGGACCTTCCAGCCCCCGTTCGAGGCACTCACGCCCACCGGCCCCGGCGCCCACGACGAGACGATGGAGTACGCCAACGGCATCGTCGAGCTGCTCCGGGTCGCCCGCGACCAGGACCTCGACGTGACCGGCCCGACCTCGACGCTGCAGTTCGTCGAGACCTCGGACCCGACCCAGGTCGAGTTCGTCTTCGAGACCGACGAGGCGGCGGAGATCTACTACACGACCGACGGCTCGGCGCCCACGGAGGCCAACGCCACCCGGTGGGAGTCCGGCGGCGCCCGCGAGGGCGGCGAGCGGGTCCGCGTCCCGGTCGGCACGCCGATCTACTGGTACGCCGTGGACTCGGCCGGCAACATCGAGTCGGACTACGACCCGGCCGACGCCTCCGACCAGCGCTACCGCAAGTGGATCGCGGACCCGGAGTGGGAGCCGGCGCAGGCCGACGCGAGCGTCGAGCTGTCGATGGCGCCCACCACGGTCAAGCAGGGCCAGAAGTCCACGGCCACCGTCTCGGTGACGGCGACCAACGACTTCGACCTCGCCCCGTCCGGCACGGTGACGCTCAAGGCGGGCGCCGAGACCATCGGCACCCTCACCCTGGGCGCCGACGGCACGGCCAGCGGCCCGGTCGGGCCGTTCCCCACCGCCGGATCGGTGTCGGTCACCGCGACGTACGCCGGTGACGACCTGACCGCCGCCGCCACCTCGGCGCCGGTCACGGTGCGGGTGACCCCCGCGGCCGTCGTGAAGGTCGCCTCGAGCACGAAGGTGCAGAAGGTGACCCCGGCGCGGATCACCCCGACGACCCGGGCCCGCCTGACGGTCAAGGTCACCGCCTCCGCGACCGTGACCGGCAAGGTCGTGGTCCGCTCCAACGGCAAGGTCGTGGCCCGCGGAACCACCAACGCGAAGGGTCGAGTGGTGCTGACGCTGGCACGGCTCGGCAACCCCGGCCAGAAGACCCTCGTGGTCCGCTACGCCGGCAACACGTTGGTCAAGGCGTCCAACGCCCGCACGGTGGTGCGCGTGGTGCGCTGA
- a CDS encoding protein-L-isoaspartate O-methyltransferase family protein, whose translation MDAVDSAFAATPRSLFLPREERRRAGYDGPLPIGCGMTCSQPRTVAAMLRLLDVRPGQRVLDVGSGSGWTTALLAHLTGPTGEVLGLELEPDLVAVGAANLAAAARPAARIEAARPGTLGDPAGAPYDRVLVSAEADALPDALVAQLAPGGRMVIPVRGTMLLVRAEPDGPEITHHGAYLFVPLREP comes from the coding sequence ATGGACGCCGTCGACTCCGCGTTCGCCGCCACCCCGCGCTCGCTGTTCCTCCCACGCGAGGAACGCCGCCGCGCCGGCTACGACGGCCCGCTGCCGATCGGGTGCGGCATGACCTGCTCCCAGCCGCGGACGGTCGCGGCGATGCTGCGCCTGCTCGACGTGCGCCCCGGGCAGCGGGTGCTCGACGTCGGCTCGGGGTCGGGGTGGACCACCGCGCTGCTCGCCCACCTGACCGGACCCACCGGCGAGGTGCTGGGCCTGGAGCTCGAGCCCGACCTGGTCGCCGTGGGCGCCGCCAACCTGGCCGCCGCCGCGCGCCCGGCCGCGCGCATCGAGGCCGCCCGCCCCGGCACCCTGGGTGATCCCGCGGGCGCGCCGTACGACCGGGTGCTGGTGTCGGCCGAGGCCGACGCGCTCCCCGACGCGCTCGTCGCCCAGCTCGCTCCAGGTGGGCGGATGGTGATCCCCGTGCGCGGCACGATGCTGCTGGTCCGCGCCGAGCCGGACGGTCCCGAGATCACGCACCACGGCGCGTATCTGTTCGTGCCGCTGCGGGAGCCGTAA
- a CDS encoding enoyl-CoA hydratase-related protein has protein sequence MAEAPASVVGYAVADGVATITLDSPHNRNALSRQLLAELEDALDRAAADDAARVVLLRAAGRVFCSGADLGEAAAGSMADGARRIVALQRRLLTLPKPVVTRVHGAVRAGGTGIVAASDVAIAAADATFALTEVKLALAPAAISVSVLARMTSRTAALTALGGEVFSGADAAAYGLVTSAVPAEQLDAEVERVCASLATGAAQGLRETKALLNRDLIARLDERGEELAGLSARLFGSEEARTAMTAFLQRDR, from the coding sequence ATGGCCGAGGCACCTGCATCCGTGGTCGGGTACGCCGTCGCCGACGGCGTCGCGACGATCACCCTGGACTCCCCGCACAACCGCAACGCGCTGTCGCGCCAGCTGCTCGCCGAGCTGGAGGACGCCTTGGACCGGGCCGCCGCCGACGACGCCGCACGCGTGGTGCTCCTCCGCGCGGCCGGGCGGGTCTTCTGCTCCGGTGCCGACCTCGGCGAGGCCGCGGCCGGCTCGATGGCCGACGGGGCGCGGCGCATCGTCGCGCTCCAGCGCCGCCTCCTGACGCTGCCCAAGCCGGTGGTGACCCGCGTGCACGGCGCGGTCCGGGCCGGCGGCACCGGCATCGTCGCGGCCTCCGACGTCGCGATCGCGGCGGCAGACGCCACCTTCGCGCTCACCGAGGTCAAGCTGGCGCTGGCCCCGGCCGCGATCTCGGTGAGCGTGCTGGCGCGGATGACCTCCCGCACCGCTGCCCTCACTGCGCTGGGCGGTGAGGTGTTCAGCGGCGCCGACGCCGCGGCGTACGGGCTGGTCACGTCGGCGGTCCCCGCCGAGCAGCTGGACGCCGAGGTCGAGCGGGTCTGCGCGAGCCTGGCGACCGGGGCCGCGCAGGGGCTGCGCGAGACCAAGGCGCTGCTCAACCGCGACCTGATCGCCCGCCTCGACGAGCGGGGCGAGGAGCTCGCCGGGCTGAGTGCCCGGCTCTTCGGCTCCGAGGAGGCACGTACGGCGATGACCGCGTTCCTGCAGCGCGACCGCTAG
- the sigK gene encoding ECF RNA polymerase sigma factor SigK — MDPTRPLAGVPSPEGTPAVPDPGPLLRSASRGDQGAFAQLYDLTAARVHGLALRVVRDPAQAEEVTQEAFLEIWRTASRFDPDRGSPLGWMLTITHRKAVDRVRSAEAATRRDETYHHQNRPVEHDTTAEAAHASMEARRVRGALETLTPVQREALELAYFGGYTHAQVASMLDLPVGTAKTRIRDGLIRLRDTMGVGQ; from the coding sequence GTGGACCCCACCCGACCGCTCGCCGGTGTCCCCTCCCCGGAGGGGACGCCGGCGGTTCCCGACCCCGGACCGCTGCTCCGCAGTGCGTCGCGTGGGGACCAGGGAGCCTTCGCCCAGCTCTACGACCTCACCGCTGCCCGCGTGCACGGCCTCGCCCTGCGCGTGGTCCGTGACCCGGCGCAGGCCGAGGAGGTCACGCAGGAGGCCTTCCTGGAGATCTGGCGCACCGCCAGCCGCTTCGACCCCGACCGGGGCTCGCCGCTCGGCTGGATGCTGACGATCACGCACCGCAAGGCGGTCGACCGGGTCCGCTCGGCCGAGGCTGCGACCCGGCGCGACGAGACCTATCATCACCAGAACCGGCCGGTCGAGCACGACACCACCGCCGAGGCCGCGCACGCCTCGATGGAGGCCCGCCGCGTACGCGGCGCGTTGGAGACCCTGACCCCGGTGCAGCGCGAGGCGCTCGAGCTGGCGTACTTCGGCGGCTATACGCACGCGCAGGTGGCGAGCATGCTCGACCTCCCGGTCGGCACCGCGAAGACGCGGATCCGAGATGGACTGATCAGACTTCGAGACACGATGGGAGTAGGCCAGTGA
- a CDS encoding tyrosine-protein phosphatase, with amino-acid sequence MSEAEDLVRLASADNFRDVAGPGHRAGDGTPLRTGVFYRSNELRLTDEDAASIAALGVSAIHDLRTGAEIEHRPGVDVPGATRHHVDVLGIPLEEITGLPDAEAGVALMERVYRGFVEEPATRAALGTLLTSLAEEGVHLFHCTAGKDRTGWTAALLLHVAGVADTVVLADYLLTNTRAAASRAATLRLIAETSGPEGAAIFEPVLLADADYLHTAYAAVEARYGTRERYLLDGLGLEPQVLDTLRTRLRG; translated from the coding sequence ATGAGCGAAGCGGAGGACCTGGTCCGACTGGCGTCGGCGGACAACTTCCGCGACGTGGCGGGGCCGGGGCACCGGGCAGGGGACGGGACGCCGCTTCGTACCGGGGTCTTCTACCGCTCCAACGAGCTGCGGCTGACCGATGAGGACGCCGCATCGATCGCGGCGCTCGGGGTGAGCGCGATCCACGACCTGCGCACGGGTGCGGAGATCGAGCACCGTCCGGGCGTGGACGTGCCCGGGGCGACCCGCCACCACGTCGACGTCCTCGGCATCCCGTTGGAGGAGATCACCGGGCTCCCCGACGCGGAGGCCGGTGTGGCGCTGATGGAGCGGGTCTACCGCGGCTTCGTGGAGGAGCCGGCGACCCGCGCCGCGCTCGGCACCCTGCTGACCTCGCTGGCGGAGGAGGGCGTCCACCTCTTCCACTGCACCGCCGGCAAGGACCGCACCGGCTGGACCGCCGCGCTGCTGCTCCACGTCGCAGGTGTGGCGGACACGGTGGTGCTGGCCGACTACCTGCTCACCAACACCCGCGCCGCCGCGAGCCGCGCGGCCACCCTGCGCCTGATCGCCGAGACCAGCGGCCCGGAGGGCGCGGCGATCTTCGAGCCGGTGCTGCTCGCCGACGCCGACTACCTGCACACGGCGTACGCCGCGGTGGAGGCGCGCTACGGGACCCGCGAGCGCTACCTGCTCGACGGCCTCGGCCTCGAGCCGCAGGTGCTGGACACCCTGCGCACCCGCCTGCGCGGCTGA
- a CDS encoding molybdopterin-dependent oxidoreductase: MDTPRGARALLFAGFGVLSALVGTAAGHLTAALLDPAASPVLAVGSTVIDLTPTPLKEWAIRTFGDDDKTVLVGSVLAGVLLLAAVAGLVARRRTALGAAVLVALTALAGAAALSRPQAGLADVVPSVVAALAGVGALVWLVRAADTDPWPALADTEVARPSRRGVLVAVGVLGLAAAVMGGAGRWLTRLRLQPAEVDLPAATDRAPRFPAGLEERFPDITALRTPSADFYRIDTRLDVPLVDVDDWRLTIDGDVQREVTLSFADLLAMPLVERDITLTCVSNSVGGPYVGGARWLGVRLTDVLDLAGVGSDADQILSTDVDGMTISTPLELATDGRDALVAVGMNGAALPREHGFPVRLVIPGLYGFISATKWLERMTLTTYAEESAYWTDRDWATDAPIKLASRIDTPGSFDTIDAGDTVIGGIAWAQHRGGVARVEVSIDGGGWQPARLGPDVGEDYWRQWWMPWEASSGRHTLTVRAVNGDGETQTPVRADPFPEGASGLQEIVVDVD, translated from the coding sequence ATGGACACCCCTCGAGGCGCACGCGCCCTGCTCTTCGCCGGATTCGGGGTGCTGTCCGCGCTGGTGGGGACCGCCGCCGGTCACCTCACCGCGGCGCTGCTCGACCCGGCCGCCTCGCCGGTGCTCGCGGTGGGGTCCACGGTCATCGACCTGACCCCGACGCCGCTGAAGGAGTGGGCGATCCGCACCTTCGGCGACGACGACAAGACGGTGCTGGTCGGCTCGGTGCTCGCCGGCGTGCTGCTGCTCGCCGCGGTCGCGGGCCTGGTGGCCCGGCGCCGTACCGCCCTCGGCGCCGCGGTGCTGGTGGCGCTGACCGCGCTCGCCGGGGCCGCCGCGCTGTCGCGCCCGCAGGCCGGGCTCGCCGACGTCGTCCCCAGCGTGGTCGCGGCCCTGGCCGGGGTCGGCGCGCTGGTGTGGCTGGTCCGGGCCGCCGACACCGACCCGTGGCCGGCCCTCGCCGACACCGAGGTCGCCCGGCCCAGTCGGAGAGGCGTGCTCGTCGCCGTGGGCGTCCTGGGCCTCGCAGCCGCGGTGATGGGCGGCGCCGGGCGCTGGCTGACCCGGTTGCGCCTCCAGCCCGCCGAGGTCGACCTGCCGGCCGCGACCGACCGTGCGCCGCGCTTCCCGGCCGGGCTGGAGGAGCGATTCCCCGACATCACCGCGCTGCGCACCCCGAGCGCGGACTTCTACCGCATCGACACGCGCCTCGACGTACCCCTCGTCGACGTCGACGACTGGCGCCTCACCATCGACGGCGACGTGCAGCGCGAGGTGACGCTGAGCTTCGCGGATCTGCTCGCGATGCCGCTGGTCGAGCGCGACATCACCCTCACCTGCGTCAGCAACTCCGTCGGGGGGCCGTACGTCGGCGGCGCGCGCTGGCTCGGGGTGCGGCTCACCGACGTGCTCGACCTGGCCGGAGTGGGCAGCGACGCCGACCAGATCCTCTCCACCGACGTCGACGGGATGACGATCAGCACCCCGCTCGAGCTGGCCACCGACGGGCGCGACGCGCTGGTCGCGGTGGGGATGAACGGCGCCGCGCTGCCCCGCGAGCACGGGTTCCCGGTGCGCCTGGTGATCCCCGGGCTCTACGGCTTCATCAGCGCCACCAAGTGGCTGGAGCGGATGACGCTGACCACCTACGCCGAGGAGTCGGCGTACTGGACCGACCGGGACTGGGCCACCGACGCCCCGATCAAGCTCGCCAGCCGCATCGACACCCCCGGGTCCTTCGACACCATCGACGCCGGGGACACCGTGATCGGCGGGATCGCCTGGGCCCAGCACCGCGGCGGCGTGGCCCGGGTGGAGGTCAGCATCGACGGGGGCGGCTGGCAGCCGGCGCGGCTCGGCCCGGACGTGGGCGAGGACTACTGGCGCCAGTGGTGGATGCCGTGGGAGGCGAGCAGCGGGCGCCACACGCTGACCGTGCGCGCCGTGAACGGCGACGGCGAGACCCAGACGCCGGTGCGCGCCGACCCGTTCCCCGAGGGCGCCAGCGGCCTGCAGGAGATCGTCGTCGACGTGGACTAA
- a CDS encoding HNH endonuclease signature motif containing protein has protein sequence MADPELPDCDSPAAVLAFAQARRAAAQRAEIDVLEAALVWASMHPEESVADQIPTTGLVFGELAVPLAGEGTPLVAEFAPMEFGAALGLSTDSARSLVGDALELAHRLKRTWKLVRAGKVPLWKARRLAQLTTTLPLDGADFVDRQLAGFVGKISWAAIERVVDQARVAFDPEGAEKERLAAADGRRFDVHTREATHDGTVHVEGVLDLADAIDLDAAIRQGAEELAALGSAEALDVRRSMAAGELARRQLAFDLRTEAGDGAASVVKPRQVVIHVHLSHAAISRDEAGVAHVEETRSIVSTEQVRDWCANPQTQVTIKPVIDLEAHHHTDAYAVPDRVAEQTRLAQPVCAFPWCERPARRCDADHVTAHDDGGPTCSCNLAPLCRRHHRAKTHTAWTYDKTDAATYLWRSPHGLHLMKDRGTTRLVTAHPPDE, from the coding sequence ATGGCCGACCCCGAGCTCCCCGACTGCGACTCCCCAGCCGCCGTGCTGGCGTTCGCGCAGGCCCGTCGGGCGGCGGCCCAGCGGGCGGAGATCGATGTCCTGGAGGCGGCTCTGGTGTGGGCGTCGATGCACCCCGAAGAGTCGGTCGCCGATCAGATCCCGACGACCGGTCTGGTGTTCGGCGAGCTGGCCGTCCCGCTGGCTGGTGAAGGTACCCCGCTGGTGGCGGAGTTCGCGCCGATGGAGTTCGGTGCCGCACTGGGCCTGTCCACCGACTCCGCCCGCTCGCTGGTGGGTGACGCGCTGGAGCTGGCCCACCGGTTGAAGCGGACCTGGAAGCTGGTCCGCGCCGGCAAAGTGCCGCTGTGGAAGGCTCGGCGACTCGCGCAGCTCACCACCACCCTGCCGCTGGACGGTGCGGACTTCGTGGACCGCCAGCTCGCCGGCTTCGTCGGGAAGATCAGCTGGGCCGCGATCGAGCGGGTCGTCGACCAGGCCCGCGTCGCCTTCGACCCGGAGGGTGCGGAGAAGGAACGCCTCGCTGCCGCCGACGGCCGCCGCTTCGACGTCCACACGCGCGAAGCCACCCACGACGGCACCGTCCACGTCGAGGGTGTCCTCGACCTGGCCGACGCGATCGACCTGGACGCCGCGATCCGCCAGGGCGCGGAGGAGCTGGCCGCGCTCGGGTCCGCCGAGGCGTTGGACGTGCGCCGCTCGATGGCCGCCGGTGAGCTCGCCCGCCGCCAGCTCGCGTTCGACCTGCGCACCGAAGCCGGTGACGGCGCCGCGTCGGTGGTGAAGCCGCGCCAGGTCGTCATCCACGTCCATCTGTCCCACGCCGCGATCAGCCGCGACGAGGCCGGGGTCGCGCACGTCGAGGAGACCCGGTCCATCGTGTCGACCGAGCAGGTCCGCGACTGGTGCGCCAACCCTCAGACGCAGGTGACGATCAAGCCGGTCATCGACCTCGAGGCCCACCACCACACCGACGCCTACGCGGTCCCCGATCGGGTCGCCGAGCAGACCCGTCTTGCCCAACCGGTATGCGCGTTCCCCTGGTGCGAACGCCCGGCCCGCAGGTGCGACGCCGACCACGTCACCGCCCATGACGACGGCGGCCCGACCTGCTCCTGCAATCTGGCTCCGTTGTGCCGGCGCCACCATCGGGCCAAGACCCACACGGCGTGGACCTACGACAAGACCGATGCCGCGACGTACCTCTGGCGATCGCCACACGGGTTGCACCTGATGAAGGACCGCGGCACCACCCGGCTCGTCACCGCGCACCCGCCGGACGAGTAG
- a CDS encoding anti-sigma factor translates to MSEDIHALSGAYAVDALDDVERAHFERHLAGCEACQAEVDSLRDATALLASTTATPPPPALRDAVLSQIASIRPLPPALEEDHDTAERQEQVGSVAVETGTGGSGAATDPTPITAARSRRRWTSALAVAAAAVVLGAVGVAVTQPWDDGGSDTPSLSAVEQVRQAGDVEEYSQEFPDGSEATVLVSRSLNKAVIETEDMAPAPDGKVYEVWLNHQDEGMVSAAIMPEGEDNTVVLAGDPATAIGAGITLEPEGGSQTPSDEVVALFEFDKA, encoded by the coding sequence GTGAGCGAAGACATCCACGCGCTTTCGGGCGCCTACGCCGTCGATGCCCTCGACGACGTCGAGCGCGCGCACTTCGAGCGCCACCTCGCCGGCTGCGAGGCGTGCCAGGCGGAGGTCGACAGCCTCCGCGACGCCACGGCGCTGCTCGCCTCGACCACGGCCACCCCGCCGCCGCCCGCCCTGCGCGACGCGGTGCTGAGCCAGATCGCGAGCATCCGGCCGCTGCCGCCGGCCCTCGAGGAGGACCACGACACCGCGGAGCGGCAGGAGCAGGTCGGCTCCGTCGCGGTGGAGACCGGTACGGGCGGCTCGGGCGCTGCCACCGACCCGACGCCGATCACCGCGGCTCGGTCGCGGCGGCGCTGGACCAGCGCGCTCGCGGTCGCCGCGGCCGCGGTGGTGCTCGGGGCCGTGGGCGTCGCCGTCACCCAGCCCTGGGACGACGGTGGCTCCGACACCCCGTCGCTCTCGGCGGTCGAGCAGGTGCGCCAGGCCGGTGACGTGGAGGAGTACAGCCAGGAGTTCCCCGACGGCTCCGAAGCCACCGTGCTCGTGTCCCGCTCGCTCAACAAGGCGGTCATCGAGACCGAGGACATGGCCCCCGCTCCCGACGGCAAGGTCTACGAGGTCTGGCTGAACCACCAGGACGAGGGGATGGTCAGCGCGGCGATCATGCCGGAAGGCGAGGACAACACCGTCGTCCTCGCCGGCGACCCCGCCACCGCGATCGGCGCCGGCATCACCCTCGAGCCCGAGGGCGGGTCGCAGACCCCGAGCGACGAGGTCGTGGCGCTCTTCGAGTTCGACAAGGCCTAG
- a CDS encoding fasciclin domain-containing protein, with amino-acid sequence MKRSSLRRTGALAAVAVTMSLGFAACSDDDGGDNASDSASSASPSDEMSPSDSEMSPSDEMSPSDSEMTESESAMGAGVFGAACESVPKKGAGSLKGMAEEPVANAAAANPLLSTLATAVTEADLVDALNSAEDITVFAPTNDAFAAIPKKDLDKVLADKKLLTQILTHHVVTEELEPEDLNGTFETLNGDKLKVTGSGEEFSVGDEKAAVLCGNIDTANAKVYVIDTVLMP; translated from the coding sequence ATGAAGCGCAGCTCCCTTCGCCGTACCGGGGCCCTGGCGGCCGTCGCCGTCACGATGTCCCTCGGCTTCGCCGCCTGCAGCGACGACGACGGCGGCGACAACGCCTCCGACTCCGCGTCCTCCGCCAGCCCGTCCGATGAGATGTCCCCCTCGGACTCCGAGATGTCGCCCTCCGATGAGATGTCGCCCTCCGACAGCGAGATGACCGAGAGCGAGTCGGCCATGGGCGCCGGGGTCTTCGGCGCTGCCTGCGAGTCGGTGCCGAAGAAGGGCGCGGGCTCCCTCAAGGGGATGGCGGAGGAGCCGGTCGCCAACGCCGCGGCCGCCAACCCGCTGCTCTCGACGCTCGCGACCGCCGTCACCGAGGCCGACCTCGTCGACGCCCTCAACTCCGCCGAGGACATCACCGTCTTCGCGCCCACCAACGACGCCTTCGCCGCGATCCCGAAGAAGGACCTCGACAAGGTGCTGGCGGACAAGAAGCTGCTCACCCAGATCCTCACCCACCACGTGGTCACCGAGGAGCTCGAGCCCGAGGACCTGAACGGCACGTTCGAGACGCTCAACGGCGACAAGCTCAAGGTCACCGGCTCCGGCGAGGAGTTCAGCGTGGGCGACGAGAAGGCGGCCGTGCTGTGCGGCAACATCGACACCGCCAACGCCAAGGTCTACGTCATCGACACCGTCCTGATGCCCTGA